The Glycine soja cultivar W05 chromosome 15, ASM419377v2, whole genome shotgun sequence region CAATGATAACCTaagttcaaattttattattggtATAAAAATCTTACTGATGAACAATTTATAAGCATTAAGTGAGCTTTAAAGTATCTCATAATTTATTAGTTTCTACTTCTCTTGACCTTTCAatgtaatttttgaaaaattaaataataatttgaacttCAATATATGTTtccattataattaaattatcctTTCGGGTACAATATGCAACTTTGTGTAAGTTTAAATGACTACAATAGaattattaacaattatattattattataattagttttaaCAAACACGTGTAAGATCACGTTTTTTCTGttaatatatttaacatttttgccaaaataaactaaaataaaacccttaaaaaacatgaaagaataaaacaagacttctaaaacttttaaaaaataaaatacaacaaaacactaaaacataaattacaaataaatgacATTTAATCCATTGAAAACCATAAACAATAGCTTTTAGACATTATGCTTATTTTGTTGCATTTTAGAGTCAGCATAACCTttctaatgaaaatttaaacattTGCAATATGGTCAAATTGACCTTTTCAATGAAATTTTGTACATGTAGGATTCTGCTTCTTTAAGCAGTATCATTACCTGAACAGTTGAATAAATTGGtgagtttttcttttcgttattattactactatttaaaaatttcaaagaacCCTAGCTTTGGTCATTGCTTGGCAAGAGGCAACTGGGAATTTGGTGTTACACAAATTTGAGGTTTGTAAAAAGCGGTTGATAGATTAGAGGAATGGCGAAGGAGTCATCGGAGTCACGCGGCTGCTGGAGAGTGTTGGAGTTTTACAGTGGAATCGGTGGCATGGTATGCGCATCATGTAAGCAAGTCTTTTTGCTTCAATTTCCGTATGCTAATACTCGTGTGTTTGTTTAGAGGTACTCACTGATGAAGGCCCAGGTGAACGCTCGAGTGGTGCAAGCATTTGAAATTAATGACACAGCAAATGATGTTTACCAACATAATTTTGGTCATCGTCCTTATcaggttttactttttttttgttttctttttgaaatggttgatttgaactttgaagttctGTTTGCCTATTAGTGCTCTTGCTTATTGGGTTAAATATTGTGatttaaaagctttgtgtatGCATTAATTGTGATTAGGTGAGTATTTTTGGCTTATTTACAAGTACAAATTGTAGTTCCTAGGTTAATTTCTGTTCATTCTATAAAAGTTTAAATTCCTCTAAGCCGTTCAGAACAAATGAGCTTTACTCATAAACTTGGAGTCGATAAGCTAAGCGAAAAcaaacctttttttctttttttcattttattttcgtGTAAGCCTGGGTTCTTTTTGAACCCGCTAGGGCCGGACTACTGCTGAGAGGTTTGAGTAGTTTGCTAAAGGTCTTAGGATCAAACCTTGTTCCCGCCATTGTGCACATAAAAGAAGTCTAGGTTCATTTTGGAGTTTGGCACTATGGCTTTCCCATCATTGTCAAACTCAAACTAGATGAATTTGGGCTTTAGATTATGGAGACATACAGATAAAGTATGAGATGATCAGGCTTAGCGTGATTAACATGTGTTGGTTGACTTAGGGAAATATTCAATGTCTGACTGCTGCTGATCTGGACAAGTATGGTGCCGATGCATGGCTTCTTTCTCCTCCTTGCCAACCTTATACACGACAAggtgagtttttctttttctcatcctatggattgccttttttttttctttggcaaaAAGTTACTCAATAATCTTGTGCTAGGTCTCCAGAAGGACACTGGTGATGCTCgggcattttcttttcttcagatTCTTGAGCTCATGCCATTTTTATTGCGGCCTCCGAGTATgttatttgtggaaaatgttGTTGGATTTGAGGTTTGTCTTGTTTGATTGAACTCATTGGCTAAGACtccaaattaatttcattaatgaTTTCCTCTATTCATTCTTTTTACTTCCTGTTTCCTTCCTTGGTTGCAGACATCTGATACGCATGCAAAACTAATTGAAATATtggaaaaaacaaattttatcacACAGGAGTTCATTCTGACCCCTTTACAGTTTGGAATCCCATATTCCAGGCCTCGTTATTTTTGTCTGGTAGGTTTTCTTTATCATTGGTGTATTCTTTTCATCTaaaatgtaaatgggtttttCGAAAGATTTTTGGATGTATTTTATATCATTGAGGAATCAGCTGGCAATAGGCAAATATGCTTTGGGATATGTTCATGTAACTGTAATCTTTTGCAACTGTGCTTACTTttctaaattgttttaaaattgaaatttaagttttatagcCTCTGCTTTATCCAAAAAGAAATGAAACTTTGCTGTGGCCTATAACACAAATATTGCGAGGGTTTCTAATGAAAGTCTTCTTGTTGACTTAAATTGAGTTCACctttgtatttaaatttgtcatccaaatatataatataactgTTTGAATTACTTGGGAGTATGGACCTCTATGACTTAGTGATGTCTTCAATGTGTCATCAACTTACAAGTTACAATAACATTTTTGCAAATGAAATATCATACATTCATTACATTGGATCCTCAGCGGAGCAGAATTCAGCCTAATATTGGATCTATTATTCTGACTGGTTCAAACAAATGaaacaatattatattttgaaattatttcatCTACCACAAAGCAAAATGCTTTCTGTTTTCCTATGATGTTTTAGAGttacaaattgaaaacagaaaaaaaaagacacttgtttATAAAGTAGTCAGGTAGAGTTTTTGGGCTGCATAACCATTGGTATTTGGGTGTTTATTCCAATCATATTAATTTATAGCTGTGTGAGAATATAAAATACTAAAGATAAATATGGGCTAAGAACAGTTTTTCCATTGATTTTGAATTGGAATGAATACTTCCAAGAGATTATTGGAGTAAGATTTCTGGTAAAGGTAATCACATTGAGTTTGTTAGTGCTGATTATGTTTGTTACTGGTGTTTCTATTGCACTTTGACCTCACTGAAAATTCATGTTAATAACTTGATTTGCAAATTGTGTGGGTTATTTCACATTTCACAGATGGTGGGGGCAGAAACCAATTTAGTTATACTAATATCTTCAACTTAGATTCTTACTATTTGAAGTGTAAACTTCTAGCTTAAAGATTTTTGTAATTGTTGGCTTGACTTGTATGTGTATAATTTTTTCAGGCCAAGAGAAAACCTTCATCTTTTGTTAATGAGTGTCTGAACAGCCAGCTGATTCAATCTCCACCGCCATTATTTGAGCATTTTGACACAGCGGCTGATGAAGATGATTCATCAAAAGAGGACAGGCAAAACTTGTTGCAGTCATGTCAGCCTATTGAGAATTTTCTTGAATTGAAGAACCCCAGCAGTGATATAGCTGTTGAATCTGTAGCTTTAAGGACTGATTTATCTAATGACGCTCCTAGAACTTTGGGGAAAAATAATGGTCATGATGAATATGAATCTTTGGACCAGTATTTCGTTCACCCAAGCTTGATAGAACGGTGGGGAAGTGCTATGGGTATCCTTGCCTTAGTAATTGGTTACAGCATATTCAAATCACCATGTTATAATGTGTACTATGTATTTCCCATCCCATTCCTTAAAAGAGCTTAGATGTTGTCTACCCTGATTCAAAGCGCTGCTGCTGTTTTACAAAAAGTTATTACAGATATGTGAAGGGAACTGGTTCCCTTTTGGCAACTGTCCAGGTAGGAATTCTATGTAGTACAAGTATTTACGTAATTCTaaaatttgtttcttcttttcgaAGCACTCTGATGCTACACTATACTTTATAATCACCCCTGCCATCTTATGTTTGGTAGCTTGTCATTGTTGTGAATTTGAAGGGCTAAATTAATGACACATTGGAATGGCTACCCCTGTGGGTGTTAATAGTTTCTTGCTGATTGACATAAAATATCCTGTTAGTTTTGAATATTAAAtgagatataatataatattgtcTATGATACTGAAGACTATGTTTCTTGACATTCACTTTTTTTCTAATCACCATGtagtttccattttttttctattcaagaAAACTGTATCCAGATAAAAAGTATAAAGCTATTTTCTCAAAATTGATCTTGAAACAATTGAGAAAATAAATGTAGCAAACCcagcattttatttttatattttttgggcAAGAGGGGTGTTGGGTAACTATATGGTAGCAATTCCCTTGACCTTGGAACTGTTTTCACTCTTTGCTTTCCTCCCCAACTCAACATTTGAATGCGCAGCCAGTGAAGAGGGACAAAACATCACTGAAGGAGCAATGCCTTAGATATTTTACCCCAAGAGAGGTTGGTGGATTTTCTTTATTCTCAAGaatgtcaaatttttttgaGTCAACATAATGTATGCAAGAATGCTTGCAAGTGAATGTACATCTCTCAGTGTCTGTAAAGTTCTCTTGTATTGATTTCAGTGCATATTACTAATCTATATGGTATTTGTCATCATATACGTAGGTTGCAAACCTACATTCTTTTCCTGAAGGATTTGTGTTTCCAGAGCACATTAGTCTCAGGCAACGGTATGCAATTTTATTGgtttaaacaatatttttgcaTTCCTATGGAGGAACaccttattttaattgttagtgGTGTTTACTTGTTGACTTCTTGTTAATTCTGAATTATATGCTTTTGTGCATTTATTGCTTGTGTTTTCTTATACtactaatcttctttcttaTACAGGTATGCGTTACTAGGGAACAGTTTAAGCATAGCAGTTGTTGCTCCCTTACTTCAGTATCTTTTCACTCAACCTTAATGATTTTTCAATTGCAACATCCATTCAACAGAAGCAGATATGTCCTAGGCCTATCTCCTATAATTTTGCTGTCATAGTGAGATCATGTAACAAATGTGATTTCTTGTTTCAATCATGATGATCCAACTCGTACATGAGTTTGACCAT contains the following coding sequences:
- the LOC114386437 gene encoding tRNA (cytosine(38)-C(5))-methyltransferase 2 isoform X1, with the translated sequence MAKESSESRGCWRVLEFYSGIGGMRYSLMKAQVNARVVQAFEINDTANDVYQHNFGHRPYQGNIQCLTAADLDKYGADAWLLSPPCQPYTRQGLQKDTGDARAFSFLQILELMPFLLRPPSMLFVENVVGFETSDTHAKLIEILEKTNFITQEFILTPLQFGIPYSRPRYFCLAKRKPSSFVNECLNSQLIQSPPPLFEHFDTAADEDDSSKEDRQNLLQSCQPIENFLELKNPSSDIAVESVALRTDLSNDAPRTLGKNNGHDEYESLDQYFVHPSLIERWGSAMDVVYPDSKRCCCFTKSYYRYVKGTGSLLATVQPVKRDKTSLKEQCLRYFTPREVANLHSFPEGFVFPEHISLRQRYALLGNSLSIAVVAPLLQYLFTQP
- the LOC114386437 gene encoding tRNA (cytosine(38)-C(5))-methyltransferase 2 isoform X2 — protein: MVPMHGFFLLLANLIHDKKDTGDARAFSFLQILELMPFLLRPPSMLFVENVVGFETSDTHAKLIEILEKTNFITQEFILTPLQFGIPYSRPRYFCLAKRKPSSFVNECLNSQLIQSPPPLFEHFDTAADEDDSSKEDRQNLLQSCQPIENFLELKNPSSDIAVESVALRTDLSNDAPRTLGKNNGHDEYESLDQYFVHPSLIERWGSAMDVVYPDSKRCCCFTKSYYRYVKGTGSLLATVQPVKRDKTSLKEQCLRYFTPREVANLHSFPEGFVFPEHISLRQRYALLGNSLSIAVVAPLLQYLFTQP